From the genome of Vicia villosa cultivar HV-30 ecotype Madison, WI linkage group LG2, Vvil1.0, whole genome shotgun sequence, one region includes:
- the LOC131650374 gene encoding uncharacterized protein LOC131650374, with protein sequence MGQVFRKLFDTFFGNSEMRVVILGLDAAGKTTILYKLHIGEVLSTVPTIGFNVEKVQYKNVVFTVWDVGGQEKLRPLWRHYFNNTDGLIYVIDSLDRERIGQAKLEFQAIINDPFMLNSVILVFANKQDLRGAMTPMEVCEGLGLFDLKNRKWHIQGTCALKGDGLYEGLDWLASTLKAIKAEGTSSFVGIEDILLLLYMKKRKKATHVILEDDVVEIASASIVSLIFAAFVAIVDLRQALAKSTNFKVQTSIPSLSVSDSGHKLQIPEQLIADTDTDMGQAFRKLFDTLFGNSQIQVLMVGLDNAGKTTILYKLQIGKVVTTIPTVGFNVEKVEYKNVDFTVWDAGSQGLYKLRPLWKHYFDNNDCLIYVVDSTDRERIDQAKQEFQVTINEPTMLNNIILVFANKQDLKGAMTLTEVCEGLGLFELRNRKWYIQGTCALRGDGLFEGLDWLASTLKEKKAAEYS encoded by the exons ATGGGTCAAGTTTTTCGGAAGCTCTTCGACACCTTTTTTGGCAACTCTGAGATGCGG GTTGTGATACTTGGTCTAGATGCTGCCGGCAAAACTACTATACTCTACAAACTTCACATTGGAGAAGTTTTATCTACTGTTCCCACAATTG GTTTCAATGTGGAGAAAGTTCAGTATAAGAATGTTGTTTTCACAGTTTGGGATGTTGGAGGACAAGAGAAATTAAGGCCACTTTGGAGACATTATTTTAACAACACCGATGGTCTC ATTTATGTTATTGATAGCCTGGATCGTGAGAGAATAGGTCAAGCAAAGCTGGAGTTTCAG GCAATCATAAATGACCCTTTTATGCTTAATAGTGTCATATTAGTGTTTGCAAACAAACAAGACCTG AGAGGAGCGATGACGCCAATGGAAGTATGTGAAGGACTAGGTCTCTTTGATCTAAAGAATAGAAAATGGCACATACAAGGCACCTGTGCTCTCAAGGGAGATGGCCTTTACGAGGGCTTGGACTGGTTGGCTTCGACTCTGAAGGCGATAAAAGCTGAAGGAACCTCATCCTTT GTAGGGATTGAAGATATTTTG CTGTTGTTGTatatgaagaagagaaaaaaagctACCCATGTAATTTTGGAAGATGATGTTGTTGAGATTGCATCCGCTAGTATTGTTTCATTAATTTTTGCCGCATTTGTTGCTATTGTTGACTTGCGTCAAGCACTG GCAA AAAGTACAAACTTCAAAGTCCAAACTTCAATCCCCTCTCTATCTGTTTCTGACTCTGGGCACAAATTGCAAATTCCTGAGCAGTTGATTGCAGATACAGATACAGACATGGGTCAAGCTTTTCGGAAGCTCTTTGACACCTTGTTTGGAAACTCTCAGATACAG GTGCTGATGGTAGGTCTTGACAACGCTGGCAAAACAACTATACTCTATAAGCTTCAAATCGGAAAAGTTGTAACTACGATTCCTACTGTTG GTTTCAACGTGGAGAAAGTTGAGTATAAGAATGTTGATTTTACAGTTTGGGATGCTGGAAGCCAAGGACTATATAAATTAAGGCCACTTTGGAAGCACTATTTCGACAACAATGATTGTCTG ATTTATGTTGTTGATAGCACGGATCGTGAGAGAATCGATCAAGCAAAGCAGGAATTTCAG GTAACCATAAATGAGCCTACGATGCTTAACAATATCATATTGGTGTTTGCTAACAAACAGGACCTG AAAGGAGCGATGACGCTGACGGAAGTATGTGAAGGACTAGGTCTGTTTGAACTGAGGAACAGAAAATGGTACATACAAGGAACTTGTGCTCTTAGGGGAGATGGCCTTTTTGAGGGCTTGGACTGGCTGGCTTCAACTCTGAAGGAGAAAAAGGCTGCTGAATACTCTTAA
- the LOC131652537 gene encoding hypothetical protein At1g04090-like: protein MVITTTLINLKNRFLTLVYFILSPQFLRMLRSKFNWCLPSKPNADHHLLHAFSLPTPLPEWPKGGDFASGIVNLGEIEVSKVTEFEFVWNSNVIVEHSKAVAFYKPARIPDGFHILGHYCQPSNKPLWGFVLVAKQVENSSYNICNNKKLPALTNPIDYTLVWCTNSGRKKIAMPVDSAAYFWLPQPPEGYKALGYLVTNSHDKPNLDEISCVRVDLTDKCEPYCSLLDAGSITPEFPFWIWNLRPCNRGMLGTGVSVGTFFCSSCCWNKGEELPVVCLKNLNPTLPAMPRIDQIHAIIEHYGPTVFFHPKEVYLPSSVDWFFSNGALLYRKGMSKGEAIDEGGSNLPGGGTNDGEFWIDLPNDDIRREFIKHGDLESAKLYVHVKPAFGGTFTDIVMWIFCPFNGPSTLKFSIKNMGFSKVGAHVGDWEHFTLRICNFSGELWSIYFSQHSGGKWVDAHELEYIDGNKAIVYSSKNGHASYPHAGTFIQGSSKLGIGIRNDASRSNLRVDSSVRYEVVAAEYLGDVVKEPQWLQYMRVWGPRIVYDSKTELDRRLNALPIRFGNSCGNLFKKLPLELYGEEGPTGPKEKNYWIGDERW, encoded by the exons ATGGTGATAACAACAACTCTGATCAATCTCAAGAACCGATTTCTAACACTTGTTTACTTTATTCTCTCTCCCCAATTTCTCCGTATGCTTCGCTCCAAATTCAACTGGTGTTTACCTTCCAAACCCAACGccgatcatcatcttcttcatgctTTTTCTCTTCCAACTCCTCTTCCCGAATGGCCCAAAG GAGGGGATTTTGCTTCTGGAATTGTGAACCTTGGTGAAATTGAAGTATCTAAAGTCACTGAATTTGAGTTTGTTTGGAACAGCAATGTGATAGTGGAGCATAGTAAAGCTGTTGCATTTTATAAACCTGCGAGAATACCAGATGGGTTTCATATCCTTGGTCACTATTGTCAACCTAGCAACAAGCCTTTATGGGGTTTTGTACTTGTTGCTAAACAAGTGGAAAATTCATCATATAACATTTGCAATAACAAAAAATTACCCGCTTTAACGAACCCTATTGATTATACTCTAGTGTGGTGTACTAATTCAGGAAGAAAGAAAATTGCTATGCCTGTTGATTCTGCTGCTTACTTTTGGCTACCTCAACCTCCTGAAGGATACAAGGCTCTTGGCTACTTAGTTACTAACAGCCATGACAAGCCTAATTTAGATGAAATCAGCTGCGTTCGTGTTGACTTAACTGATAAATGTGAACCTTACTGCTCATTACTTGATGCTGGATCTATAACTCCCGAGTTTCCATTTTGGATTTGGAACTTGAGACCCTGTAACCGCGGCATGTTAGGGACAGGAGTTTCGGTAGGGACTTTTTTCTGCAGTAGTTGTTGTTGGAACAAGGGGGAAGAGTTACCTGTTGTGTGCTTGAAGAATTTGAACCCAACGCTACCGGCAATGCCACGGATTGACCAAATACATGCAATTATAGAGCATTATGGTCCTACTGTTTTCTTTCATCCCAAGGAGGTTTACCTGCCTTCTTCTGTTGATTGGTTTTTCAGCAACGGAGCCCTTTTGTATCGAAAGGGCATGTCTAAAGGCGAGGCTATTGATGAAGGTGGGTCAAATTTGCCAGGTGGAGGAACAAATGATGGAGAATTTTGGATAGATTTGCCGAATGATGATATTAGAAGAGAGTTTATCAAACACGGGGACTTGGAAAGTGCTAAGCTTTATGTTCATGTGAAGCCAGCATTTGGCGGAACATTCACAGACATTGTTATGTGGATTTTCTGTCCTTTCAATGGACCCTCTACTCTGAAATTCAGTATTAAAAACATGGGTTTTAGCAAAGTTGGTGCACATGTAGGTGATTGGGAGCATTTCACACTTAGAATATGCAATTTCAGTGGAGAGCTTTGGAGTATATATTTCTCGCAGCACAGTGGTGGTAAATGGGTTGATGCACATGAGTTAGAGTATATTGATGGCAATAAAGCTATTGTGTACTCGTCGAAAAACGGACATGCTAGTTACCCTCATGCTGGAACATTTATTCAAGGATCTTCAAAACTTGGGATTGGAATTAGGAACGATGCTAGTCGAAGTAATCTGCGCGTGGATTCGAGTGTTCGTTACGAGGTTGTTGCAGCTGAGTATTTAGGAGATGTTGTGAAAGAGCCTCAATGGTTGCAGTATATGAGAGTGTGGGGTCCTAGAATTGTGTATGATTCAAAAACTGAGCTTGATAGGAGATTAAATGCTCTTCCTATAAGATTTGGAAATTCATGTGGTAATTTGTTTAAAAAGCTTCCACTGGAACTGTATGGTGAGGAAGGTCCTACAGGGCCAAAAGAGAAAAATTACTGGATAGGGGATGAAAGATGGTGA
- the LOC131647109 gene encoding uncharacterized protein LOC131647109 yields MGTINSLWNFTKKFVTIGLITVTVSDRYVTVVPVRGGSMSPTFNPKTDSFTDDYVLVERFCLEKYKFSHGDVVIFRSPLNYKETHIKRILALPNEWFVTRHNNDVTRIPEGHCWVEGDNATSSMDSKSYGSVPLGLVRGRVTHVVWPPHRIGAVKNTKTEAILPSQ; encoded by the exons ATGGGAACAATAAACTCTCTATGGAATTTTACTAAAAAATTCGTTACAATTGGTCTCATTACTGTCACTGTTTCTGATCGTTATGTCACTGTTGTTCCGGTTCGAGGTGGCTCTATGTCTCCCACTTTTAACCCTAAAACTGATTCTTTCACAG ATGACTATGTCTTGGTTGAGAGATTTTGCCTTGAGAAGTACAAGTTTTCACACGGTGACGTCGTTATCTTCCG TTCACCATTGAATTACAAGGAGACACACATAAAGAGAATACTTGCTTTACCGAACGAGTGGTTTGTTACTCGTCATAACAATGATGTAACAAGGATTCCAGAAGGACATTGTTGGGTCGAGGGAGACAATGCAACTTCTAGCATGGATTCAAAATCATATGGATCT GTTCCTTTGGGTCTAGTTCGAGGAAGGGTTACCCATGTTGTGTGGCCTCCTCATAGAATAGGAGCCGTCAAAAATACTAAAACAGAAGCAATACTACCTTCTCAATGA